TTGACCGCATTCGCGAGCAATTGAGTGAGTTGTGCCTCAGCCCCCTCGGGCGGGCCTTTGTGCAGAAGATTCGCTTTTCGGACAATTTTGCCGTCATTGATAAATTGACCCGTCAAACCGCCGAGATGAAAGCCATCCTCGAAGAATCGACGGGCGAGTTTCCTTCCCAAAATTATTTGGATGCCACCCCCGCCTTGGATAAAATGCGCGTAGAGGGCATGGTTTTGTCGTTGGAGGAGTTTTTTGATTTGAAACTTTCGCTTCGCACCATTCGTCAGGTGCTGAAGTTTTTAGCCGATCAGGAAGATGGACGCTTCCCTTTTTTAACGGAATTGGCGGGAAATGTCAAAGTGGAAAAATCGGTCAGCGATGCCATCGACCGTATCATTGATGACCGTGGACAGATTCGTGACAATGCCTCGCCCGAGTTGGCGGATATTCGTCGTCGATTGATCTCGGAAGCAGCCGGAGTACGTAAGAAATTGGATTCGATGCTCAAACACGCCAAAAGCAGCGGTTGGGTGGGCGATGATGTATCCCTGACGGTACGTAATGGGCGAATGGTGATTCCGATTTCGGCGGAGCATAAACGAAAATTGAAAGGTTTTGTCCACGATGAATCATCGACGGGACAAACCCTGTTCATCGAACCGGCCGACGTGTTGGATGCCAATAATGAAATCAAAGAGTTGGAATATGCTGAGCGGCGGGAAATTAATCGTATTTTGATTCAATTGGCCAATCAGATTCGTCGGCATCTGCCTGATTTGCAGAAAGCCTGTCAGTTTTTGGGTATGGTGGATTTTATTCGTGCCAAAGCGAAATTTGCATCGCTGTTGGGCGCGGTCAACCCTGCCTTTGTCAATCAACCCGTGATCGACTGGCGCGTGGCGCGGCACCCGTTACTGTATCTGTCTTTTCAGAAACAGGGCCGAAAAGTCGTTCCTTTGAGCATTGACCTTCGGCAAAATCAGCGCATTCTGGTGATTTCGGGACCAAATGCCGGCGGCAAATCTGTGGCGTTGAAAACCATCGGTCTCACCCAATACATGCTTCAATGCGGCCTGCTCGTGCCCATGCGGGAAGATTCTACGGTAGGAGTGTTTCAGAATTTATTCATTGACATCGGCGACGAGCAAAGTCTCGACAATGACTTGAGTACCTACAGCAGTCACCTAACCAATATGCGGCATTTTCTGCAATTTGCCCATAAGCGCACCTTATTTCTGATCGATGAATTCGGGACCGGGACCGAGCCAAGCCTGGGTGGTGCGGTGGCCGAAGCCATTTTGGAGGATTTGACCAAGTCGGGAGCCTTTGGTGTGATCAACACGCACTATACCAACCTAAAAACCTACGCTGATAAAACGCAGGGGCTGGTCAATGGTGCCATGCGCTACGATGGTGAACACCTCGAACCGTTGTATGAACTTGAGATCGGTAAACCGGGCAGTAGTTTTGCCTTTGAGATTGCCACCAAAATAGGCCTGCCGAAAGCCGTTATTGAACGGGCCAAGGGGAAGTTGGGTACGCAGCAGGTCAACTTTGAAAAGCTGTTGAAAGAGCTGGACATTGAGAAGAAAGTGTTTTCGGAAAAGAATATTGAAATTGGGATCAAGGAGCGGAAGCTGGCGCAGCAATTGGTCGAAACGACGGCCTTACAAACGCGCCTGGACAATGACCAAAAGAAGATACTGAACGATGCCAAGCAAAAAGCCAAACAACTGTTGGCTACGGCCAATCAGCGTATCGAAAGCACTATTCGGGAAATAAAGGAAAATAAAGCCGAACGCGATACCACTAAGTTGGTACGGCAGGAACTGGAGAAGTTTGAAAAGCAGGAACTGAAAATCGAAACGGTGGCGGAGCCCGAACGGGAGGAGTTTATTCCCGAAGGCGGAGCAATCGACGTTGGAAGTTTTGTGCGGATCAAAGGGCAACCAACGGTGGGAGAAGTATTGGCCATGAAAGGCAAAGATATTGAGATTCGTATCGGCGACTTAAAATCCAACGTGAAATTGAATCGCTTGGAGAAAGTGTCCAAAAAAGCCTTTAAAGAAGCCACAGGGGAGAAAACCTCCGGGCCAAAAACGGGGGTAGGAGGGATTGACATCAACGAAAAGATGA
Above is a window of Runella slithyformis DSM 19594 DNA encoding:
- a CDS encoding endonuclease MutS2; the encoded protein is MLYPQDLEQKLGFDRIREQLSELCLSPLGRAFVQKIRFSDNFAVIDKLTRQTAEMKAILEESTGEFPSQNYLDATPALDKMRVEGMVLSLEEFFDLKLSLRTIRQVLKFLADQEDGRFPFLTELAGNVKVEKSVSDAIDRIIDDRGQIRDNASPELADIRRRLISEAAGVRKKLDSMLKHAKSSGWVGDDVSLTVRNGRMVIPISAEHKRKLKGFVHDESSTGQTLFIEPADVLDANNEIKELEYAERREINRILIQLANQIRRHLPDLQKACQFLGMVDFIRAKAKFASLLGAVNPAFVNQPVIDWRVARHPLLYLSFQKQGRKVVPLSIDLRQNQRILVISGPNAGGKSVALKTIGLTQYMLQCGLLVPMREDSTVGVFQNLFIDIGDEQSLDNDLSTYSSHLTNMRHFLQFAHKRTLFLIDEFGTGTEPSLGGAVAEAILEDLTKSGAFGVINTHYTNLKTYADKTQGLVNGAMRYDGEHLEPLYELEIGKPGSSFAFEIATKIGLPKAVIERAKGKLGTQQVNFEKLLKELDIEKKVFSEKNIEIGIKERKLAQQLVETTALQTRLDNDQKKILNDAKQKAKQLLATANQRIESTIREIKENKAERDTTKLVRQELEKFEKQELKIETVAEPEREEFIPEGGAIDVGSFVRIKGQPTVGEVLAMKGKDIEIRIGDLKSNVKLNRLEKVSKKAFKEATGEKTSGPKTGVGGIDINEKMMNFSFNLDIRGKRGEEAIVELDDFLSNALMLGFNELRIVHGKGDGILRQLVRNHLKSYKQVGKMQDEHPDRGGAGVTIVQMR